A window of Drosophila subobscura isolate 14011-0131.10 chromosome E, UCBerk_Dsub_1.0, whole genome shotgun sequence contains these coding sequences:
- the LOC117892610 gene encoding uncharacterized protein LOC117892610 has translation MAFAKKKKEDPLSSNDDEILQIKIIELQDKLEDILSNQDVIINLLGQVANPLLSTNGSDDTESTEVRTPYFPVRDPEELTKLDAELAKPGNSFIPMMKRILRPEGVIQPLKENILKIFGEEIIMGFNFDGVHQKQPFRQFTNINKIIYEIQKRSGYTEADYIADIRITFHTLKRRYHKRKHDVMKRSKLNKIFD, from the exons ATGG CGTTTGccaagaagaagaaagaagaTCCTCTATCGTCCAACGACGATGAgatattgcaaataaaaataatagagCTGCAGGATAAATTGGAGGATATCTTGAGCAACCAAGACGTAATAATCAACCTCCTAGGCCAAGTAGCAAACCCTCTGCTAAGCACTAACGGGTCTGATGATACCGAATCCACTGAGGTCAGAACGCCATATTTCCCAGTGCGAGATCCAGAAGAACTGACAAAATTAGACGCTGAATTGGCCAAGCCCGGAAATAGCTTT ATTCCTATGATGAAGCGAATATTGCGCCCAGAAGGTGTCATACAGCCACTGAAGGAGAATATTCTTAAGATATTCGGAGAGGAAATAATAATGGGCTTCAACTTTGATGGTGTGCATCAGAAGCAGCCGTTTAGGCAGTTTACGAATATTAATAAGATCATCTATG agaTTCAAAAAAGAAGTGGATATACTGAAGCAGACTACATCGCAGACATAAGAATCACCTTCCACACACTAAAGCGGCGCTatcataaaagaaaacacgATGTGATGAAGAGGAGTAAATTGAACAAAATCTTTGACTGA
- the LOC117890974 gene encoding putative uncharacterized protein DDB_G0277255 isoform X1, whose protein sequence is MAETISSAASSMELALKDSSPSVAVGGGLLVDMTPTTAALLHHNAMALRSLKEAVAHRDASVSGSGSASESELPEPRSPTPTPTNLSTGGPHSPPMTFRCERCDNFETSSRATLLLHVVQCLAGQAAAAAAAASVRLKSEDLGEPENMSLSHMDTGKPSSDNVGGSSSSASSSPAGNGSGNSSSSRKVFECDVCNMKFSNGANMRRHKMRHTGVKPYECRVCQKRFFRKDHLAEHFTTHTKTLPYHCPICNRGFQRQIAMRAHFQNEHVGQHDLVKTCPLCSYRAGSMKSLRIHFFNRHGIDLDNPGPGGTSSLLLALESQASAAAAAAAASYVPPGMSPVPVPVTAQQQQQQSSSVAPPPASHQSDSGESMRSLENATPPMHFLTPHVEISTLSENGNTELFNLICVWRESALQGNNNNSNSNNCTSSSNANTNIINNNNNNCNSHNNNTISVISNGNSESNVDKVKDRALIMQSPVELQLPMDCNTKATPITSSTTTTVSLKSHLQQQQQQHHHHHHHENHITPSISLIPIKQEPMTEDVDKKLQISGSDPSSDTEQSSNHSSSTNNNNNNNRTSLIKVSPLKSLLREDLKRRICAKANNRITRNATPLESNSVLSNSLSNGSGPGSASGGVNSSSNGGGTAASAVPNPSNGSGSTQICNGTITSTGQDGDLLNRKLILTCHFCGIEFPDETLYFLHKGCHCESNPWKCNICGEQLNNVYDFNAHLLSKSHQ, encoded by the exons ATGGCCGAAACGATCAGcagtgcagccagcagcatggaGTTGGCCCTCAAGGACTCCAGCCCATCGGTGGCAGTGGGCGGCGGACTCTTAGTGGACATGACGCCGACCACGGCAGCTCTGTTGCACCACAATGCGATGGCCCTGCGCAGCCTTAAGGAGGCCGTGGCCCATCGGGATGCGTCCGTATCGGGTTCCGGCTCCGCCTCGGAATCAGAGCTCCCCGAGCCGCGCTCCCCGACGCCGACACCCACGAATCTCAGTACCGGCGGCCCCCACTCGCCGCCCATGACATTCCGCTGCGAGAGATGTGACAATTTCGAAACGAGCTCCCGGGCCACCCTGCTCCTTCACGTGGTGCAGTGTCTGGCCggacaggcggcggcggccgcgGCAGCTGCCTCGGTGCGCCTGAAGAGCGAGGACCTGGGGGAGCCGGAGAACATGAGCCTCAGCCACATGGACACGGGAAAGCCCTCGTCGGACAATGTGGGGGGGTCCAGctcctcggccagctcctcgcCGGCGGgcaacggcagtggcaacagcagcagctccaggaaGGTCTTTGAGTGCGACGTGTGCAACATGAAGTTCTCCAACGGAGCCAATATGCGGCGCCACAAGATGCGGCATACGGGCGTGAAGCCGTACGAGTGCCGCGTCTGCCAGAAGCGATTCTTCCGCAAGGACCACCTGGCCGAGCACTTTACCACCCACACCAAGACGCTGCCCTACCACTGCCCCATCTGCAACCGCGGCTTCCAGCGGCAGATCGCGATGCGCGCCCACTTCCAGAACGAGCACGTGGGGCAGCACGATCTGGTCAAGACTTGCCCCCTCTGCAGCTACCGGGCTGGCTCCATGAAGTCGCTGCGCATCCACTTCTTTAACCGGCATGGGATCGACTTGGACAATCCCGGGCCCGGCGGCACCTCCTCCCTGCTTCTGGCTCTCGAGTCGCaggcgtcggcggcggcggctgcggccgctgccagTTATGTTCCGCCCGGCATGAGTcctgttcccgttcccgttacagcccagcagcagcagcagcagtcgtcctCGGtggcgcctcctcctgccagtCATCAGAGCGATAGCGGGGAGTCGATGCGCTCTCTGGAGAACGCCACACCGCCCATGCACTTCCTCACGCCGCACGTGGAGATCTCCACGCTGAGCGAGAACGGGAACACGGAGCTGTTCAAC CTGATTTGCGTTTGGCGTGAATCTGCATTGcagggcaacaacaacaacagcaacagcaacaactgcaccagcagcagcaacgccaacacgaacatcatcaacaacaacaacaacaattgcaacagccacaacaacaacaccattAGTGTCATTAGCAATGGAAACAGCGAATCCAATGTGGATAAGGTGAAAGATCGCGCCCTGATCATGCAGTCGCcggtggagctgcagctgccgatGGACTGCAACACAAAGGCCACACCCATCACGTCGAGCACAACGACAACGGTGAGCCTCAAGAgccatctccagcagcagcagcagcagcatcatcaccatcaccaccacgAGAACCACATAACGCCCTCGATTAGTTTGATACCAATCAAGCAG GAGCCAATGACAGAGGATGTGGACAAAAAGTTGCAGATCAGTGGCAGTGATCCCAGCAGCGACACAGAACAATCTtccaaccacagcagcagcaccaacaacaacaacaacaacaacagaacctCACTGATCAAG GTCTCCCCATTGAAGTCTCTCCTGCGCGAGGATCTGAAGCGTCGAATATGCGCCAAGGCCAACAACCGGATCACACGTAATGCCACACCACTGGAGAGCAACAGCGTGCTGTCAAACAGTCTGAGCAATGGGTCGGGTCCAGGGTCTGCATCGGGTGGTgtgaacagcagcagtaacGGCGGTGGCACAGCCGCATCAGCGGTGCCGAATCCCAGCAATGGGTCCGGCTCCACACAGATATGCAATGGAACGATCACGTCGACGGGACAGGATGGGGACCTGCTGAATCGCAAGCTCATCCTCACCTGCCACTTCTGCGGCATCGAGTTCCCCGACGAGACGCTCTACTTCCTGCACAAGGGCTGCCACTGCGAGAGCAATCCGTGGAAGTGCAACATATGCGGCGAACAGCTGAACAACGTCTACGACTTCAATGCTCATCTACTGAGCAAGAGTCATCAATAG
- the LOC117890974 gene encoding sal-like protein 1 isoform X2, with translation MAETISSAASSMELALKDSSPSVAVGGGLLVDMTPTTAALLHHNAMALRSLKEAVAHRDASVSGSGSASESELPEPRSPTPTPTNLSTGGPHSPPMTFRCERCDNFETSSRATLLLHVVQCLAGQAAAAAAAASVRLKSEDLGEPENMSLSHMDTGKPSSDNVGGSSSSASSSPAGNGSGNSSSSRKVFECDVCNMKFSNGANMRRHKMRHTGVKPYECRVCQKRFFRKDHLAEHFTTHTKTLPYHCPICNRGFQRQIAMRAHFQNEHVGQHDLVKTCPLCSYRAGSMKSLRIHFFNRHGIDLDNPGPGGTSSLLLALESQASAAAAAAAASYVPPGMSPVPVPVTAQQQQQQSSSVAPPPASHQSDSGESMRSLENATPPMHFLTPHVEISTLSENGNTELFNGNNNNSNSNNCTSSSNANTNIINNNNNNCNSHNNNTISVISNGNSESNVDKVKDRALIMQSPVELQLPMDCNTKATPITSSTTTTVSLKSHLQQQQQQHHHHHHHENHITPSISLIPIKQEPMTEDVDKKLQISGSDPSSDTEQSSNHSSSTNNNNNNNRTSLIKVSPLKSLLREDLKRRICAKANNRITRNATPLESNSVLSNSLSNGSGPGSASGGVNSSSNGGGTAASAVPNPSNGSGSTQICNGTITSTGQDGDLLNRKLILTCHFCGIEFPDETLYFLHKGCHCESNPWKCNICGEQLNNVYDFNAHLLSKSHQ, from the exons ATGGCCGAAACGATCAGcagtgcagccagcagcatggaGTTGGCCCTCAAGGACTCCAGCCCATCGGTGGCAGTGGGCGGCGGACTCTTAGTGGACATGACGCCGACCACGGCAGCTCTGTTGCACCACAATGCGATGGCCCTGCGCAGCCTTAAGGAGGCCGTGGCCCATCGGGATGCGTCCGTATCGGGTTCCGGCTCCGCCTCGGAATCAGAGCTCCCCGAGCCGCGCTCCCCGACGCCGACACCCACGAATCTCAGTACCGGCGGCCCCCACTCGCCGCCCATGACATTCCGCTGCGAGAGATGTGACAATTTCGAAACGAGCTCCCGGGCCACCCTGCTCCTTCACGTGGTGCAGTGTCTGGCCggacaggcggcggcggccgcgGCAGCTGCCTCGGTGCGCCTGAAGAGCGAGGACCTGGGGGAGCCGGAGAACATGAGCCTCAGCCACATGGACACGGGAAAGCCCTCGTCGGACAATGTGGGGGGGTCCAGctcctcggccagctcctcgcCGGCGGgcaacggcagtggcaacagcagcagctccaggaaGGTCTTTGAGTGCGACGTGTGCAACATGAAGTTCTCCAACGGAGCCAATATGCGGCGCCACAAGATGCGGCATACGGGCGTGAAGCCGTACGAGTGCCGCGTCTGCCAGAAGCGATTCTTCCGCAAGGACCACCTGGCCGAGCACTTTACCACCCACACCAAGACGCTGCCCTACCACTGCCCCATCTGCAACCGCGGCTTCCAGCGGCAGATCGCGATGCGCGCCCACTTCCAGAACGAGCACGTGGGGCAGCACGATCTGGTCAAGACTTGCCCCCTCTGCAGCTACCGGGCTGGCTCCATGAAGTCGCTGCGCATCCACTTCTTTAACCGGCATGGGATCGACTTGGACAATCCCGGGCCCGGCGGCACCTCCTCCCTGCTTCTGGCTCTCGAGTCGCaggcgtcggcggcggcggctgcggccgctgccagTTATGTTCCGCCCGGCATGAGTcctgttcccgttcccgttacagcccagcagcagcagcagcagtcgtcctCGGtggcgcctcctcctgccagtCATCAGAGCGATAGCGGGGAGTCGATGCGCTCTCTGGAGAACGCCACACCGCCCATGCACTTCCTCACGCCGCACGTGGAGATCTCCACGCTGAGCGAGAACGGGAACACGGAGCTGTTCAAC ggcaacaacaacaacagcaacagcaacaactgcaccagcagcagcaacgccaacacgaacatcatcaacaacaacaacaacaattgcaacagccacaacaacaacaccattAGTGTCATTAGCAATGGAAACAGCGAATCCAATGTGGATAAGGTGAAAGATCGCGCCCTGATCATGCAGTCGCcggtggagctgcagctgccgatGGACTGCAACACAAAGGCCACACCCATCACGTCGAGCACAACGACAACGGTGAGCCTCAAGAgccatctccagcagcagcagcagcagcatcatcaccatcaccaccacgAGAACCACATAACGCCCTCGATTAGTTTGATACCAATCAAGCAG GAGCCAATGACAGAGGATGTGGACAAAAAGTTGCAGATCAGTGGCAGTGATCCCAGCAGCGACACAGAACAATCTtccaaccacagcagcagcaccaacaacaacaacaacaacaacagaacctCACTGATCAAG GTCTCCCCATTGAAGTCTCTCCTGCGCGAGGATCTGAAGCGTCGAATATGCGCCAAGGCCAACAACCGGATCACACGTAATGCCACACCACTGGAGAGCAACAGCGTGCTGTCAAACAGTCTGAGCAATGGGTCGGGTCCAGGGTCTGCATCGGGTGGTgtgaacagcagcagtaacGGCGGTGGCACAGCCGCATCAGCGGTGCCGAATCCCAGCAATGGGTCCGGCTCCACACAGATATGCAATGGAACGATCACGTCGACGGGACAGGATGGGGACCTGCTGAATCGCAAGCTCATCCTCACCTGCCACTTCTGCGGCATCGAGTTCCCCGACGAGACGCTCTACTTCCTGCACAAGGGCTGCCACTGCGAGAGCAATCCGTGGAAGTGCAACATATGCGGCGAACAGCTGAACAACGTCTACGACTTCAATGCTCATCTACTGAGCAAGAGTCATCAATAG